From one Triticum aestivum cultivar Chinese Spring chromosome 4B, IWGSC CS RefSeq v2.1, whole genome shotgun sequence genomic stretch:
- the LOC123093800 gene encoding pentatricopeptide repeat-containing protein At4g20090: protein MSRLIPRRLHRAVSAGGATSSSPSNLRSSDATTAATSNAIVSLVAAGGDGGSLEADLDRLGPPLSDAAVSAALRALTDRGVPAFRFFAWLSRHRGVPPSARAHNLLVQNAGRLADYPTMARALDLVSARRLPLTEQAFLFLEAAARSSSSASSVDDAVRATLTVLDGAGGPCRASGVFSLVKALASIGEFDAAVWVIEETARRASYYNVLLAAKCKAGDFRGAREVFDGMRKGSCGPNANSWNYLLGCLLKNGRATEACDLVETMERSGHDDIPNSLSYEILTYHACKAGKMDSARQILDQLFSENLTPRITIHTAFIKGYFYTGRIKDACDYVRAMSTRDSHSTNRNYSLLAKLLHRSGRIVEAGSVLYELMEKGLRPDHSAYVTVSKGLHKMGRGDLCAELKSLFQNFIVQSGSW from the coding sequence ATGTCTCGTCTCATCCCCCGGCGGCTCCACCGCGCCGTCTCCGCCGGCGGCGCGACCTCCTCGAGCCCCTCAAATCTCCGCAGCAgcgacgccaccaccgccgccacctcaAATGCGATCGTCAGCCTCGTCGCggcaggcggcgacggcggcagcctGGAGGCGGACCTGGACCGCCTCGGCCCGCCCCTCTCCGACGCCGCCGTGTCGGCGGCGCTCCGCGCGCTCACGGACCGCGGCGTCCCCGCGTTCCGCTTCTTCGCATGGCTCTCCCGGCACAGGGGCGTCCCCCCGAGCGCCCGCGCCCACAACCTGCTCGTCCAGAACGCCGGCAGGCTGGCCGACTACCCCACCATGGCCCGCGCCCTCGACCTAGTGTCGGCGCGACGGCTCCCCCTTACCGAGCAGGCGTTCTTGTTCCTGGAGGCCGCCGCGAGGTCGTCCTCATCTGCGAGCAGCGTGGATGACGCGGTGAGGGCGACTCTGACGGTTTTGGATGGTGCCGGTGGCCCGTGCCGCGCGTCCGGCGTGTTCTCGCTGGTCAAGGCGTTGGCCTCGATCGGCGAGTTCGACGCGGCCGTCTGGGTGATCGAGGAGACGGCCAGGAGAGCGAGCTACTACAACGTCCTCTTGGCTGCCAAGTGCAAGGCTGGTGACTTCCGGGGCGCCCGCGAGGTGTTCGACGGAATGAGGAAGGGGAGCTGCGGCCCAAATGCCAACTCCTGGAACTACCTCCTCGGGTGCCTGCTGAAGAATGGCAGGGCCACCGAAGCATGCGACCTCGTTGAGACCATGGAGAGGTCGGGACACGACGACATCCCAAACTCACTGTCGTACGAGATCCTCACATACCATGCCTGCAAGGCGGGGAAGATGGATTCGGCAAGGCAGATTCTCGATCAGTTGTTCTCAGAAAATCTGACGCCGAGGATTACAATCCACACAGCCTTCATCAAAGGGTACTTCTATACTGGGAGAATCAAAGATGCTTGCGATTATGTGAGGGCTATGAGCACCAGGGATTCACACTCCACCAACAGGAACTACAGCCTGCTCGCCAAGCTGTTGCACAGGTCGGGGAGGATCGTCGAGGCTGGAAGTGTCCTGTATGAGTTGATGGAGAAGGGCCTCAGGCCTGACCATTCTGCTTATGTTACAGTGTCCAAAGGTTTGCACAAGATGGGAAGGGGAGATCTGTGTGCTGAATTGAAGTCCTTGTTTCAGAATTTCATTGTACAGTCAG
- the LOC123093801 gene encoding MADS-box transcription factor 51 has product MARRGPVELRRIEDRTSRQVRFSKRRSGLFKKAFEFGLLYDAEVALLVFSPAGRLYEYASSSIEDTYDRYQAFGGAGKNLNEGGASTNNGGDPSNMQSRLKEIASWSLQNNADDADANELEKLEKLLTDALENIKSKKMLAQRNSGASGGNSTISPREQEEGRS; this is encoded by the exons ATGGCGCGGCGCGGGCCGGTTGAGCTGCGGCGGATCGAGGACCGGACGAGCCGGCAGGTGCGCTTCTCCAAGCGCCGCTCGGGCCTCTTCAAGAAGGCCTTCGAGTTCGGCCTCCTCTACGACGCCGAGGTCGCGCTGCTCGTCTTCTCCCCCGCCGGCAGGCTTTACGAGTATGCCTCCTCCAG CATAGAAGATACATACGACCGCTATCAGGCATTTGGAGGAGCCGGAAAGAACCTGAATGAAGGCGGTGCAAGCACCAACAAT GGGGGAGATCCTTCAAATATGCAGTCAAGGCTGAAAGAGATTGCTTCCTG GTCTCTTCAAAACAATGCTGATGACGCAGATGCTAATGAGCTAGAGAAACTAGAGAAACTACTCACAGATGCTTTGGAGAATATAAAATCCAAGAAG ATGTTGGCGCAACGAAACAGCGGCGCTAGCGGCGGGAACTCCACCATCAGTCCCAGGGAACAGGAGGAAGGAAGGAGCTGA
- the LOC123093802 gene encoding alpha-L-fucosidase 2, which produces MDMDGPDDWVWVRRPAEEESWRPWTAEEEEERPLKVTFSSPAEYFTDAAPIGNGSLGAMVWGGVSSDKLQLNHDTVWTGVPGNYTDPKAPGVLAEVRGLVDQGRFADATASAKGLFGGQSEVYQPLGDLNIEFSTSDEVYDSYKRELDLHTATALVTYVVGGVQYTREHFCSNPHQVIVTRFSASTPGHVSCTLSLSSQLSHSVTVTNENEMIMEGICPGQRPGMGDNGGDNATGIRFTASLGLQMGGSAAKATVLNDQKLRLDSADWVVFVVAAASSFDGPLVNPADSKLDPTSLALSTLSNSRNFTFDQLKAAHLDDYQSLFNRVTIQLSRGLNDASTLVARKDRPEEVAENIRTSADRVKSFSTDEDPSLVELLFQYGRYLLISCSQPGTQVSNLQGIWSQDIAPEWDAAPHLNINLQMNYWPALTCNLSECQEPLFDFLGSLAVNGSKTAKVNYQAGGWVTHHVSDIWAKSSAFLKNPKHAVWPMGGAWLCTHLWEHYQFSLDKDFLENTAYPLLEGCANFLVDWLIEGPGGYLETNPSTSPEHAFVAPDGKPASVSYSTTMDITIIREVFLAVLASAELLGKADIDLVERIKKALPRLPPIQFARDRTIMEWALDFKDPEVQHRHVSHLFGLYPGHTIAMDNDPDVCEAVANSLYKRGEDGPGWSTTWKMALWARLLNSENAYRMVLKLITLVPPGGKVEFEGGLYTNLWTAHPPFQIDANFGFAAAIAEMLIQSTQSDLYLLPALPRDKWPMGSVKGLKARGDVTVDIRWKEGELHEAVLWSSNDRNTVARLHYGKEVAAVTVRRGIVYRFGSGLRCLETWPLCK; this is translated from the exons ATGGACATGGATGGTCCCGACGACTGGGTCTGGGTGCGCCGGCCGGCGGAGGAGGAATCGTGGCGTCCATggacggccgaggaggaggaggagcggccgcTCAAGGTGACGTTCTCGTCGCCGGCCGAGTACTTCACGGACGCGGCGCCGATCGGCAACGGCAGCCTCGGCGCCATGGTTTGGGGCGGGGTCTCCTCCGACAAGCTCCAGCTTAACC ATGATACAGTATGGACCGGCGTGCCAGGGAACTACACCGACCCAAAGGCACCGGGTGTTCTTGCGGAGGTGAGGGGATTGGTCGACCAAGGAAGGTTCGCCGACGCCACGGCTTCAGCCAAGGGCCTTTTCGGTGGACAGTCCGAG GTATACCAACCTCTTGGTGACTTAAATATCGAGTTCAGCACCTCGGATGAGGTGTATGATTCTTACAAAAGAGAGCTTGATCTACATACGGCGACTGCTCTGGTCACATACGTCGTCGGGGGAGTGCAGTACACAAGGGAGCACTTCTGCTCGAATCCACATCAAGTCATCGTCACCAGGTTCTCAGCAAGCACACCAGGCCATGTCTCCTGCACACTGTCCTTAAGCAGTCAGTTAAGCCACAGCGTCACTGTAACCAATGAAAACGAGATGATCATGGAAGGTATATGTCCAGGTCAGAGGCCTGGGATGGGAGACAACGGTGGCGATAATGCAACTGGCATTAGGTTTACAGCTTCTCTGGGTTTGCAGATGGGTGGGAGCGCGGCAAAAGCTACAGTGCTGAATGACCAAAAGTTGAGGCTTGACAGTGCAGATTGGGTTGTTTTCGTAGTTGCCGCAGCATCGTCGTTCGATGGGCCGCTTGTTAATCCTGCAGACTCCAAATTAGATCCCACATCTCTAGCTCTCAGTACGCTGAGTAACAGCAGGAACTTCACATTTGATCAACTTAAAGCAGCCCATTTGGATGATTATCAGAGCCTTTTTAACCGCGTGACCATACAACTTTCACGAGGATTGAACGACGCATCCACTTTGGTGGCTCGAAAAGATAGACCAGAAGAAGTTGCTGAAAACATCAGGACATCAGCAGATAGGGTGAAGAGTTTTAGTACTGATGAGGATCCTTCTCTGGTTGAACTCTTATTTCAGTATGGTCGCTATCTCCTCATTTCCTGCTCCCAGCCTGGAACTCAGGTTTCTAATCTGCAAGGAATCTGGAGCCAAGATATTGCACCTGAGTGGGA TGCAGCTCCCCATCTGAACATAAATCTACAGATGAATTACTGGCCAGCACTTACTTGCAACCTTAGTGAATGCCAGGAACCATTATTTGATTTCCTAGGATCGCTTGCGGTTAACGGGAGTAAAACAGCAAAA GTCAATTACCAAGCAGGTGGATGGGTAACACATCATGTGTCGGATATATGGGCAAAATCATCGGCGTTTCTTAAGAATCCAAAGCATGCTGTGTGGCCTATGGGAGGGGCCTGGTTGTGCACACACCTGTGGGAGCATTACCAGTTTTCACTGGACAAA GACTTTTTGGAAAACACGGCATATCCATTGCTGGAAGGCTGTGCCAACTTTCTGGTTGACTGGTTGATTGAAGGACCTGGAGGTTATCTGGAAACCAATCCTTCAACTTCTCCGGAGCATGCTTTCGTAGCTCCTGATGGTAAGCCAGCAAGCGTGAGTTACTCGACAACAATGGACATCACAATCATTCGGGAGGTTTTCCTTGCAGTCCTTGCATCCGCTGAG CTTTTGGGAAAAGCTGATATTGATTTGGTTGAGAGAATCAAGAAAGCGCTCCCAAGACTTCCTCCCATACAATTTGCAAGAGATCGTACCATCATGGAGTGG GCACTGGATTTTAAGGACCCAGAAGTCCAACATAGGCACGTGTCGCATCTCTTTGGGCTTTACCCTGGACATACTATAGCCATGGATAATGATCCTGATGTTTGTGAAGCTGTTGCCAATAGCCTTTACAAAAGAG GTGAAGATGGCCCCGGATGGTCAACTACATGGAAAATGGCGTTGTGGGCGCGTCTTCTGAACAGTGAAAATGCATACAGAATGGTTTTAAAGCTGATCACCTTGGTTCCTCCCGGTGGTAAGGTTGAGTTTGAAGGAGGACTCTATACCAATTTGTGGACAGCACACCCACCATTCCAAATCGACGCAAACTTCGG ATTTGCAGCTGCCATTGCCGAAATGTTGATCCAGAGCACACAGAGTGACCTATACTTGCTCCCCGCTCTACCGAGAGATAAGTGGCCCATGGGCAGCGTCAAAGGGCTGAAGGCCCGTGGCGATGTAACTGTTGACATCCGCTGGAAGGAAGGGGAGCTTCATGAAGCGGTGCTATGGTCGTCAAATGATCGAAATACAGTCGCAAGGCTGCATTATGGCAAAGAGGTTGCTGCCGTGACGGTTCGTCGTGGTATTGTTTACAGGTTCGGTAGTGGATTGCGATGTCTGGAGACATGGCCACTCTGCAAATGA
- the LOC123089550 gene encoding WAT1-related protein At5g64700 isoform X2, translated as MGSSFKSEWGPAICMVLIELFTTGQLLLTKVVVDAGLMVFALLTYRFFLGAALVVPLALILEPGRFKELTLKAFIWIFTSALVGFTVPGFAYIGLGDTSPGYAVNFYNIIPIAAFILAVIFRKEPLDMRSLVGNIKVVGTLVCVGGTLVISLYKGKVLHLWPTNIIGYHPKQAGAAFGHHHVRGTILLITSSLSLAVWYTVQAQMLKVFPYKYWSTVATCFVASIQTAVVGVAMNREKATWALKWNMSLLTIVYSAILNTAAKFVMISWVVTQRGPTYPAMFCAVTVFFTTILDSLLLGHDLSVGSVLGMFMILAGLYLFLWGKRKESVPSSEENPKEQMLFQSGDKNDKSVANV; from the exons ATGGGGTCGTCGTTTAAGTCGGAGTGGGGGCCGGCGATCTGCATGGTGCTCATCGAGCTGTTCACCACTGGGCAGCTGCTGCTCACCAAGGTGGTGGTCGACGCCGGCCTCATGGTCTTCGCCCTCCTCACCTACCGCTTCTTCCTCGGCGCCGCCCTCGTTGTCCCTCTCGCCCTCATCCTTGAGCC AGGGAGGTTCAAGGAGCTTACACTGAAGGCGTTCATATGGATTTTCACCAGTGCACTTGTGGG ATTCACAGTTCCTGGTTTCGCCTACATTGGCCTCGGAGACACATCGCCAGGATACGCGGTAAACTTCTATAACATCATACCGATTGCCGCCTTCATCCTCGCGGTCATTTTCAG GAAGGAGCCACTGGACATGAGGAGCCTGGTGGGGAACATCAAGGTCGTCGGAACCCTAGTCTGCGTTGGAGGAACGCTGGTGATCAGCCTGTACAAGGGCAAGGTGCTGCACCTTTGGCCCACAAATATCATCGGCTACCACCCGAAGCAAGCCGGAGCTGCTTTTGGTCACCACCATGTGCGTGGAACCATCTTGCTCATCACCAGCAGCCTCAGCCTCGCCGTTTGGTACACAGTACAG GCTCAGATGCTAAAAGTGTTCCCATACAAGTACTGGTCCACTGTCGCTACATGCTTCGTGGCGAGCATCCAAACGGCTGTCGTGGGGGTTGCCATGAACAGAGAGAAGGCAACATGGGCGCTCAAATGGAACATGAGCTTGCTCACCATTGTGTACTCG GCAATACTCAACACTGCTGCCAAGTTTGTGATGATTTCGTGGGTCGTCACGCAGCGCGGGCCAACCTATCCGGCCATGTTTTGCGCCGTGACGGTGTTCTTCACTACTATTCTCGACTCGTTGCTTCTCGGCCATGATCTGTCCGTTGGGAG TGTTCTAGGCATGTTCATGATTCTAGCTGGGCTCTATCTTTTTCTTTGGGGAAAGAGAAAAGAATCGGTACCTTCGAGTGAAGAAAATCCAAAGGAACAAATGTTGTTTCAGAGTGGAGACAAGAATGATAAATCAGTAGCTAATGTATGA
- the LOC123089550 gene encoding WAT1-related protein At5g64700 isoform X1 — MGASTNVKEWWPAIFMVLIQIFTTGLVLLTKVVVDSGSLAWTLLTYRFFLGAILTVPLAMFFEKGRFKELTLKAFIWIFTSALVGFTVPGFAYIGLGDTSPGYAVNFYNIIPIAAFILAVIFRKEPLDMRSLVGNIKVVGTLVCVGGTLVISLYKGKVLHLWPTNIIGYHPKQAGAAFGHHHVRGTILLITSSLSLAVWYTVQAQMLKVFPYKYWSTVATCFVASIQTAVVGVAMNREKATWALKWNMSLLTIVYSAILNTAAKFVMISWVVTQRGPTYPAMFCAVTVFFTTILDSLLLGHDLSVGSVLGMFMILAGLYLFLWGKRKESVPSSEENPKEQMLFQSGDKNDKSVANV, encoded by the exons ATGGGGGCCTCGACGAACGTGAAGGAATGGTGGCCTGCCATCTTCATGGTGTTGATCCAAATTTTCACGACAGGGTTGGTGTTGCTCACGAAGGTGGTGGTGGACAGCGGGTCACTTGCTTGGACCTTGCTCACGTACCGCTTCTTCCTTGGCGCCATCTTGACCGTCCCCTTGGCGATGTTCTTTGAGAA AGGGAGGTTCAAGGAGCTTACACTGAAGGCGTTCATATGGATTTTCACCAGTGCACTTGTGGG ATTCACAGTTCCTGGTTTCGCCTACATTGGCCTCGGAGACACATCGCCAGGATACGCGGTAAACTTCTATAACATCATACCGATTGCCGCCTTCATCCTCGCGGTCATTTTCAG GAAGGAGCCACTGGACATGAGGAGCCTGGTGGGGAACATCAAGGTCGTCGGAACCCTAGTCTGCGTTGGAGGAACGCTGGTGATCAGCCTGTACAAGGGCAAGGTGCTGCACCTTTGGCCCACAAATATCATCGGCTACCACCCGAAGCAAGCCGGAGCTGCTTTTGGTCACCACCATGTGCGTGGAACCATCTTGCTCATCACCAGCAGCCTCAGCCTCGCCGTTTGGTACACAGTACAG GCTCAGATGCTAAAAGTGTTCCCATACAAGTACTGGTCCACTGTCGCTACATGCTTCGTGGCGAGCATCCAAACGGCTGTCGTGGGGGTTGCCATGAACAGAGAGAAGGCAACATGGGCGCTCAAATGGAACATGAGCTTGCTCACCATTGTGTACTCG GCAATACTCAACACTGCTGCCAAGTTTGTGATGATTTCGTGGGTCGTCACGCAGCGCGGGCCAACCTATCCGGCCATGTTTTGCGCCGTGACGGTGTTCTTCACTACTATTCTCGACTCGTTGCTTCTCGGCCATGATCTGTCCGTTGGGAG TGTTCTAGGCATGTTCATGATTCTAGCTGGGCTCTATCTTTTTCTTTGGGGAAAGAGAAAAGAATCGGTACCTTCGAGTGAAGAAAATCCAAAGGAACAAATGTTGTTTCAGAGTGGAGACAAGAATGATAAATCAGTAGCTAATGTATGA